Part of the Camelus bactrianus isolate YW-2024 breed Bactrian camel chromosome 6, ASM4877302v1, whole genome shotgun sequence genome, GGTGGGGCTCATGGGGCTGGGTCAGGCCCCCTCCTCGCTCCCAGGCCCACTGCAGAGCCACCAGGTCCTGTCTCACGGCCTCCTGCAAGGCCCGCCTTGAGGCGCTCCACTCCGGCCCGTGGCCTCCAACCTGCACAGAAGACGTCGCAAGTGAGCCCAGGGCGGCCAGCCCCACCCAGGACACTGGCTCCGGGCACCCCTGGCTCTCAGAGCCCTGACACCACCCCAGCAGTCCTGCAGCCCCTACCAGGGCCCCGAGGAGGGCTGACAGCCCAGATTCCACTGCTCCCAGGGAGGAGGGACTAACCCTAGCGCCAGCTCAAAGGCCTGGCCCCTCCAGGCTCTGCGTCACCGTCACCCTCACCGAGCACGTCAGCCTGAGGCCAGAGGCTGTGAGGCTGCAGGGACAGGGCCGGAGCCCTCAGGGCCGCCTGGCTGCAGGCCCAGCGCTTTCACCGGCCGCTCCCAGCAGACCTGTTCAGAGCCCAGAGGGCAGACCCTCGGGACAGCCCCAACCCTCCCCTTCCCCGACTCCAGGGCCAGCCCCCCACCACCCACTTACCCATCCTCTGCTGTATCCACATTCCCCCTTTGCACTGCCCTCCCGGAGGGGCAGCACGGAGTGGGCCTGGCCCAAGGGGACGCAAGGCTGAGGGGACACTGGGCCGAGTGCACAGCTGGTGAGGCCACTCCAGTCCTTAGGGCAGAACCCACCCCGGAGACCCTGCAGGCAGCTGGGAGTGCAGACAGGCTGTGCCCTCCATGTCCCCAGGAGCTGCCCGGACCCCACCCCTCAGTGGGCACTGCTCCAAGGTTCCCAGCAAGGAAGCATCAGAAGCCCTGAGCCCTGACAAGCAGCAGTGTCACTTTCTGCAAGAAATTGCCTGCAAACATCCACAGTGCCCGAGCTGTCACTGCCCAAGAGGAGAGGGGCTCCAACTTGGCCCAACCAGAGGGGACTTGGCCACGCATGCCCTGAACGAGCTGCGGCTGCAAGGCCCAAGGAAATACCCTTGCTGTCCAGGGGCGCATGGAAGACTTTAAGGGGAAAAGTCATGCCTGCAGTTTAAGATgcttcagaaaaaggaaaggagatgcAGTGCCTGGGGCCCACCGTTCACAGCCACAAACACAGGTGGTCACCCAGTCCTGCTCATGGAGAGAGGCTGGGGGGCCCACGTGTCCACTAGCAGGTCAAACGGGTCGTAGGGCCTGGGCAAAGTTGGGGGACAACACCAGCATGGCCCTGGGAGAACGAACACCCTCCAAGAGGATGGGTGGGGCCTGGAGTGGCTGGGGTGGAGCAGCGGGGGTTCCTCCCCTGCACCCTCTGGCTCGGGGTCTGGCACGTGAGTGCACCTCTTCTAGGCTGTCAAATGCACCCTGGAGCAGCACCCCAAGCCCTCACCCTGGCCTCCCAGGCCGCCCGCCGGGGCTCCACCGctgcctgcagctcctcctgcagGGCCTGCAGCTCCCGCaccaccagctccaactctgcaGCCCCCTGCGCGGGGATCTCGGGCAGAAACGTGGGCTGTGAGGCCTCTGGGGGGCAGGCGCCCAGGACTGTGTCCTGCAGAGAGAGACCCCAGGGAGAGGGTGGGCGGCAGGCCCAGCTCCCCAGCCAGCAGGTGCagcagccacccctcccccaggtctGGGTCACAGTGAGCTGACATCAACCATCACCCCCCACAGGCCGGGAGGCTGAAACCCCTGCGAAGTCTGGGCCTCCTCAGCGCTGGGAAGGGTGGGTGATGGAACAGACGGACATCTGGAAAGAGTCCAAGATTCAAAGCCAGCAGGCCTAGTGTAAAGTCGGCTTCATGGCTGGGTTTGGGGCGCTTCCCTGAGACTCCTCTTCAGGTCTGGAAAACGGAAAGCCGCCCTCCACCACCCAGAGTTGCTGTGGTCAGACCAGGAAAGTGGACAGGAAGGGAGGTGGGTGGCATGGGCTTCCTGACCATCCACTGCCAGAAGACCAGCTCCCGGCGCCGCCACTCCAGGGCCGCCTCCAGGCGCACATTCTCACGCTCCAGCCTCTGCAGCAGCTGGAACACAAACCATCAGGGGAGAAAGAAGCCTGCCGGCTTCACACTCCCAGCACCAGGACCATGCCTGCCACCCTCTGGCCTCGGAGCCCAGTCGCCCCAGTCACCCCACCCATCAGCCCACTCGCTGGCCGAGCAACCTCCTTTCGGGGCAGAGCAGCCTCTCCTCCACGCACGACCGGGTCCCAGACCACACCCATGGGCCCCTTGCCAGCCCCCACCACCAGGCCTGCGGGGTCAGGGACTGAGTCCAGGTACCCCCTCCCTCGGGACCTCCACCCCACATCCCTCGCTGGCTGGGGGCTGCACCCCGGAGGCCTCAGTCATACGGGGCGGCCCTGGACAGAGGAGACTGCCGGGCTCTGGAAATCGCTACCCGGTAACCTTGTGAACCCCAAAGGCAGGGCAGAGGCTGTGAGGCGCCCATCTCAGAGGTGACGGGGATGGGCAGGGTGGAGACCGCAGCCGCACAGCACTCGAGAAGGCGGGGAGCTCTGcgcagctccccaccccaccccgtggCATGCACAGCCCCGCACCCGCCGACCCTGCATCAACGCGCATGCGCTCGAGCAGCCCGCAGGATCCAGTGTGCCCATGTGCCCGTGCACAGCGGCGTGCTCCCGCACCATCGGCCCGGCCTCAGCCTCGGGAAGCCTGGCAGCCGCGAGGGGCCCTGCCCACCGCACAGCCAAGGCCCACGCGGCCCACCccggggagggcagttcagcctCTCAGCGCCTGCCCGCCTCCGGTCCCACCGGGAAGGCCCAGGCCAGCCCCCGCCGTGGCTTCTTTCTGAAGACAGCAGCTGGCACAACGGCCCGGCCTTCCACACCACTCCTTCTATTGGAGAGAGTCCCGGACAAACGGCCAGCACGCGGCGGCTGCCCTGTCGGCAGACAAGAGCTCTGCCAGGCCGCCACTTGCACAGGGCCGATGCATGTGCTCTCGGCCATGTGCACCTAGGACCCAGAGTCTACCCTGGCCGGGGGGGAAGGGGGGGCCCTGCTTGGCTCCCCAATCCTGCCCCACCCCTGGCTCCACAAGGAACCCAGAGTGCTGGCCAGGCAGCCAGGGGCTTGCCACAGCTGGAATGCAGGGGGCTCCCAGGCCGGGGGTCGGGATAGGGGTGGCTGTGAACACCAGGCCAAGGCCCAGCCCGTGGCGAGTgaaggagggcagaggcaggccTACAGGAGGACCACCCTGCGGCCTGGGGGAGCACAGAGCCCAGAAGGGCTGTGGGACATGGAAGGTGGCTGCCCACACCTCACACCTACACACACCTGCTGGCCAGTGAGAAGAGCAGCTAATTTGGTTTCCAAGAACAGTCCCAGAGggtgccccccgccccacccaggCCATGGAAAAGGGGACAGGCATTCAGGCCCCCTGCACCACCCCCACCTGTGGGGCTGGCCCCCAATTCTGGAGTCTCCGGAGgcagcctcctccccatctcACCCACACTGCCtaggatgggggcagggaggaggcacaGGGATGTGAGAAGGCTGCAGGCCCAGCCAGTAACCAAGGACGCTGCCCAGCCACTCCACAGCATGCCTGGCTGCTCACACAGCAACTAGAGATCATTCCAGAAGCTTCTGGGGCCCATCCCAAGAGTGCAGACCCTTCACGTAGGCTGATCCAGGCTTCCACCAGCTCCCTATCCAGATACATTGGAAGGAAGCCAACCACGGCCCCCACGCACCTGGCCACGCCATCTTCAGTCCTGTGGCACCAGCATGCACCAGCCTCTAGGAGGAGGGGGAAGCCGCACCCACACGGCCCCACCATCCCCTCAGAGGCTAGGGTCCCAGGCAGCACCAGGCTGGAACTGGCCTGCCCTCTGCTCTATCCAGCCAGGGGaaccaggggcaggaagcctgggCTTCGCTGAGTCACCCCTAAAAGGCGACTGAGCCAAGGGCATCTCAGTACACCCAGATGCTGCCTCAGCTCCTCCAGTGCCAAGCACAGGATGCCCAGGAGGGACAGCCAGGCATCAgccaggaacctgggccaggcaggTGACCTGTGGGAGCCGCCCTGACCCCACAAAGGGGATGCAGATTCCCCAGGAGCACGCGGCTTTACAGCTGGGATCTGCTGGGTCTGGAAGGAGGGGCCACACCCAGTCCTGAGCCTCAGCCGTTCTGCCTGACCAAGTCTCCCTAGACCGCACAGTGCCAAGCCTCACACTCTGGACAGGCCAGACCCCAGCCCTCACGTAATGACCAGCCCTGAGCCAGTCCCAGGACCCCCTGGCCATGACGGCCCAAGGGAGGGAAACAATGATGATGGATACGGGGCTCCTGGAAAGAAGGACAGCAGAGGgtagggaccccccccccacccttgGGCCCCTGTTCATCACCAGGTGACACCTGCACGGGCTTAAGGCACCAACACCATCAGCTGGGACCCTTGAGTGGTCTTCCTTAACTCCTAAACTCCCCTCAGCTGGCTGCCAGCACAGCCCAGGTGCCTGCGCTCCTCTCACCCTGACTGTACTCAGCCATGTGCCCACACACAGCAACCAGTCAACTGCTACAGCCCTGGACAGcccagggggcagcagagggccTGAAGCTGGGCCTGTCACCAACACCGGCAGATGGTGAGCTCAGCCAACACCAACACCCACAGCTCAAAGCTGGTCCATTGTCTGAGCCCTCCCCTCAGCCCACTTCCCACCTTGGGCAACGCCCACCTTGGTCCCACCAGCCCTCACCTGCTGGCCACCCTCCGGGTCCCTGAGCAGCTCCGTTTCAGTGACAGACAGGTGGCCAAGGCTACGGTCGCTGTGGCAGCCGCGGGTGTATGAGTGGATCTGAAACAGGTAGTGCAGACCCCAGGCTGAGCGGGGGCGGGCGCCTCCCCCAGCACTAGGCAGGGAccttacagacaaggaaacagggTTCAGAGAGGGTTAGGCTCAGGAGAATAGTCAGCACCTCTGACAGCCCCCACCCCGTGGCCTCCCCGCCAGGTCCCAGGGGTGCAGGAGGGATAGAGTGGGGCACCCCTGCTTCCTCCTCAGCTCATTGAGTGCCAGGCCCATGTTGGGGAGAGAAACAGCCTCTGGATAGGCTCAGTGGTCCAGTGAGGTGAATGGCAGGGACACAGACTATCTGGGTCTGGGGGGCCAGGGAGGGCATCTCAGTGAGGTTGAGGCCTGAAGGCAGCAGGGAGGTCAACAGGTGGGCAAGTCCCAAGCAGGGGGAGTGGCAGGAGCCCAGGTGGGACAAGAGGGAGTGAGGGGTCCCAGGAAAGGCTGGCTGAGCAAAAGACAGGCTTGGGGGTTCTAGCACCAAAGAGCCCTGTGCCACCTGCCCAATCACCTCTCAGCCCAGACCATGCAGTGGGCCTGTGGGGGACACCTGTGCCCCACAGCTCAGCTCTACTGGCCTGCAGGAACCCTGCAGGAGCTGCCCACCACCATGACCCCACACCAAGATGTGGTGGGAGAAGGGGGTGCCCGCCTCCCTATCTCATGTCCAGGCAGCAGCAGCTCCCCAGGGCCCAGAGTCCACTACGTTGCTCAGTGACACAGAGTATAAGGCTTCTGGTGACATCTGGGGACAGGAAGGCCAACCCTGCAGGCTCCCTGCCCCTCTGGTTCCCTGCCCCACCGATGCCCAGCAACACCTGCTCTAGGCCCCCTAATGGGGGCCCCTCCAGGACAACCTGGAGCCCTAGGTTCAGGCTCTGGGCCACTCCAGGGCAGTGCCCAAATGGTCAGCCCCCAGCCTAGGAAGGCTCACATCCAGCCAAAGGCCTGGCTGCAGCCTGAATTGGGAATGCTAGAAAGCCACAGGCAGGAGAGGCAGCCTGCCAGGCTGTAGCACAGAGGACAACTGCCCCGGGTGGACAATGCACAGTGGCACTACCTTGCCCAGGAGGGCACACTGCTCCTGCTGACTGGCCATCAGCTTTCGCCACCGGAACCGCAGCTTTCCCATCAGCCACTGCAGGTGGCGGGTGTCCACACAGCCGTCTGCTTCCACACTGGGTACAGCTGGGCCTGGGCTGGCCAGGGACTCACactggggagggggcaagggTCACGCCCTGCTCCCACACCCCAAGCAGAGACCCcgaaggggaaagagaaaggaggccCCTGCGAGTGAGAGCCGTGAGGTCTTGGGAGCTCCAGAAAGAGTCAGGGACAGGCCCTGTGGGCACCacaccccaccctgccctgcctccctgcacTCAACGGGCACCAATACCGACCACCCACAGGGCTGACCCGGGGATCCGGCGCCTGCACCCAAGATTCCGGCCTCACCCTGCACCCACCTCGCACACTGGCATCTCGTCGCCCAGCCGCACCCGGCTCTGGGCTAGCAGCTGCTCGAGCGTCGGCCCGCGGGCCAGGAGCCAGGCCAGGGCCAGCAGCAGCTCGCGGCCGCCCTGGGAGCCGTCGTCAGGGAGCTGTGCCAGCGCGCGCCTAGGGTAGCCCTGGAAGCGCAGCGCTGCCTTCACCGAGCGGGCCTGGGCCTCTGCGGCAGGAGACGCCAACTTAGGGGGGCCACCCACTGCAGGTGACACCACTCAGACCCTTAAGGGACTCCCGCGCGACCCCAGAGCAGAGGCCACGCTTGGAAGGCACAACTAGGGACTTAACCAGGAGGCGCGGAGGGGTCCGGGCTACACGGCGGGTCTGACAGGGAGGCGGGGGAGTGGGCGGGCTTTGTGGGAGGGGCGGAGTCAGAGCCTCCGGGGCGCGCCTTGCAGGGGGGCGGGGCTTACCCAGGGCAAGCGAGGGGGAGGCCCCGTCGGCGGGCATCGGCGAGAGCACGCAGAAGAGCAGCCGCCAGAGTGCAGGGGCCTGCGGGGATCAAAGGGAGACGGTCAGCGGGGCCGGCCGCCTCTCTGCATCCGCCCAGAGCCCCCGCGGGCCTCACCGCCTCCGGACGGTCGAACTTGGCGCGGCGAAAGGTCTCGGGGCTGGGCCCGGTAGGCAGCGTCCGAGTGAGCACGGCGATGGCCTCAGGCAGggcccgggctgcgtccgcggggTCCACCCGGCGCCGCCGCCGTCGCCCCATGCAGTCCGCACTGGCCTCCCTCGGATCGCGCGCCTCCACCGCCGCCGCGTCCCCGCGTCCAATCCCCGCGTGAGCTGGGTCCCCGCGCCCAGTCACTGTATAGGTGCCGCCTCTGCTGGGCTCGCGCCCAATCACCTCGCGGCCAGGGACACGCCTCTGGTCCCTGTCCAATGAGCGGTGTCTCCGGCGCTTGAGCGCGGTCTGTTCTGTGCGGAGGCATTTCCGGTGCGTCGGAGACCAATGGGCATTGACAGCTTCGTAGGGTCCGCCCTCGGCGACTCAATCGCGGCGACACCTGACACGCCTAGTCCAGACCCCACCAATCTGGTCCTCACCTCTCCGCGCGCCACACAGCAGCCTGGCAACCATGGGCGGGTCAGCGGCCGCGCTGAGGACGCCCCCAGCGGCAGGGAGGGCCGCGCCGCTGGGCGCCACCGACCCGCCGGTGCGTCCCTCCGCCTCCGCGAAGCCCTCTCAGGCCTGGCCACAGGGGACGTCCTCACGCCGCAGCGGGCACCAGGTCGGAGACGCGGGGGCCAGCGCCCGGGTACCGGGTGACGCCCCCCGAAGGCCCAGTCCCGCAGCGCGGAGGGCCGGCGACTGTCTCCCGCTTCAAACCTGCGTCTGCGGACCCCTCGCCCGGTCCCTCCTTACCCACCCTCTGTCTGGTCAGCCCCcattgtcccccacccccacccccatcccgccTTCCTCTGCCCCTTCCATGTCCATCCTCTGTCCtggcctccctctgccctgcacctccagcctctccttcctACCACTGAAGAGACAGTCTTGGAAAGAACATGGGCACGGACACTTGGGAAAGCAGTTTGGCGGTTCTTTCAGAGCTAGGCGTAAGTTTATTAGGAGACCCAAGAATGCCTGTGCCAGGAATCTATGAGGACTTAGGTTCATATGCACAGACGTCCATAGCAACTCTGTTCCTAACAGCCAGATGGAGATAGTGGAAAGGCCACCAGCCGCTCAGTCAGCACTCGCAGCAGCACTGATGTGCGTTACAGCACCTGTGAGTGCAGATGCAGAAGGAGGCAGATGCAAAACACCAGGTTTTATGTGCCTTTCATCTATAGGAAGTGTCCAAAAAAGCAAGTGGACAGAGACGGGCCCGTCAGTGGTGGCCTGGAAAGAGACTGGGAAGGGGGAGTGACAGCAAACGGGCACAAGGGAATTTTTGTGGGTGTGAAGTGTCTAGAACTGGGTTGTGGTGACAGTTGCAGACTCTGTGAACTGGTTAAAAATCATGGACTGTGCATTGGTGGGTTTTATGGTacgtaaattatacctcagtaaagctgtaaAGAGgacagggggagggagaggagagaagggaaagagaactGTTAGAGAAAGAAGCGAGTCCTCCCTGGAGCCCAAGTTCTCCCCAAGCAACAATTCCTCACCTCCGTCGCCACACAGCAGCCTGGCAACCACCAGCGGGTCAGCGGCCATGCTCAGGACGCCCCCAGCAGCGGGAAGGGCCACGCCGCTGGGCACCAGATACTCCCCAAGCAACCCAGCCTTGCCCAAGCCCACAGGAAGTGCGGTCTCGCCTGATCCCCCGTCTTCCTTCCAGACCTCACCTTTGCCCACACCCTGTTCAGGCACAACCAGCTCCTCCCCCCATAACTGACCCCTTCTCCAGAACTTGGCCTCCACCCCAGGAGGCCATTTCAGTGGCCACTCCTGGGGGCCCCACTATGGCTCACCTCCCCAGAGGCCTCTTCCCCCACTGGCCTGGGGCCActgctgtctccctccctcctcacccccaccttcAGTCCCCTCCGAGGGTCCACCTTCAGGGGGGCCTTCAACCAGCACAGGCCTCCAGTCTGGCCCTGCCTTCTTTCTCCACAGCTCAGAGGCACCCCCTGCTAATGCCTGCCATAGGGCCCTGCAGCCTTCAGAAGCAAAACAGCTTGCCCCACGTGCCCAGGGTGGTTCCCGATCCAAGGGGTCTGGAACCCAATGAGCCCTTCCTCTCTTCGGGCCTTTGCACCCACAGGGCCTTCTGCTCAGGGTGCCTTCCCCCCAGCCTGAGGCCTGGCTGACCCACTCTTCCTGCAGGCCTCAGCTCACTAGGCACTCACCCCAACTCTGCCCCATCCTAGGCGGTGAGCCACaaggtggggggagcagggtcAGGAGGC contains:
- the TEDC1 gene encoding tubulin epsilon and delta complex protein 1 isoform X6, encoding MGRRRRRRVDPADAARALPEAIAVLTRTLPTGPSPETFRRAKFDRPEAAPALWRLLFCVLSPMPADGASPSLALEAQARSVKAALRFQGYPRRALAQLPDDGSQGGRELLLALAWLLARGPTLEQLLAQSRVRLGDEMPVCECESLASPGPAVPSVEADGCVDTRHLQWLMGKLRFRWRKLMASQQEQCALLGKIHSYTRGCHSDRSLGHLSVTETELLRDPEGGQQLLQRLERENVRLEAALEWRRRELVFWQWMDTVLGACPPEASQPTFLPEIPAQGAAELELVVRELQALQEELQAAVEPRRAAWEARVGGHGPEWSASRRALQEAVRQDLVALQWAWERGGGLTQPHEPHRLVRTEAGAPEGRGLQATEVIEVLRSREACLEVVLGQLQGQCRQELARLVGTLPGLIWIPPPGR
- the TEDC1 gene encoding tubulin epsilon and delta complex protein 1 isoform X5; its protein translation is MGRRRRRRVDPADAARALPEAIAVLTRTLPTGPSPETFRRAKFDRPEAAPALWRLLFCVLSPMPADGASPSLALEAQARSVKAALRFQGYPRRALAQLPDDGSQGGRELLLALAWLLARGPTLEQLLAQSRVRLGDEMPVCEIHSYTRGCHSDRSLGHLSVTETELLRDPEGGQQDTVLGACPPEASQPTFLPEIPAQGAAELELVVRELQALQEELQAAVEPRRAAWEARVGGHGPEWSASRRALQEAVRQDLVALQWAWERGGGLTQPHEPHRLVRTEAGAPEGRGLQATEVIEVLRSREACLEVVLGQLQGQCRQELARLVGTLPGLIWIPPPGR
- the TEDC1 gene encoding tubulin epsilon and delta complex protein 1 isoform X2 — its product is MGRRRRRRVDPADAARALPEAIAVLTRTLPTGPSPETFRRAKFDRPEAAPALWRLLFCVLSPMPADGASPSLALEAQARSVKAALRFQGYPRRALAQLPDDGSQGGRELLLALAWLLARGPTLEQLLAQSRVRLGDEMPVCEIHSYTRGCHSDRSLGHLSVTETELLRDPEGGQQLLQRLERENVRLEAALEWRRRELVFWQWMDTVLGACPPEASQPTFLPEIPAQGAAELELVVRELQALQEELQAAVEPRRAAWEARVGGHGPEWSASRRALQEAVRQDLVALQWAWERGGGLTQPHEPHRLVRTEAGAPEGRGLQATEVIEVLRSREACLEVVLGQLQGQCRQELARLVGTLPGLIWIPPPGR
- the TEDC1 gene encoding tubulin epsilon and delta complex protein 1 isoform X1 → MGRRRRRRVDPADAARALPEAIAVLTRTLPTGPSPETFRRAKFDRPEAAPALWRLLFCVLSPMPADGASPSLALEAQARSVKAALRFQGYPRRALAQLPDDGSQGGRELLLALAWLLARGPTLEQLLAQSRVRLGDEMPVCECESLASPGPAVPSVEADGCVDTRHLQWLMGKLRFRWRKLMASQQEQCALLGKIHSYTRGCHSDRSLGHLSVTETELLRDPEGGQQDTVLGACPPEASQPTFLPEIPAQGAAELELVVRELQALQEELQAAVEPRRAAWEARVGGHGPEWSASRRALQEAVRQDLVALQWAWERGGGLTQPHEPHRLVRTEAGAPEGRGLQATEVIEVLRSREACLEVVLGQLQGQCRQELARLVGTLPGLIWIPPPGR
- the TEDC1 gene encoding tubulin epsilon and delta complex protein 1 isoform X3; its protein translation is MGRRRRRRVDPADAARALPEAIAVLTRTLPTGPSPETFRRAKFDRPEAAPALWRLLFCVLSPMPADGASPSLALEAQARSVKAALRFQGYPRRALAQLPDDGSQGGRELLLALAWLLARGPTLEQLLAQSRVRLGDEMPVCECESLASPGPAVPSVEADGCVDTRHLQWLMGKLRFRWRKLMASQQEQCALLGKIHSYTRGCHSDRSLGHLSVTETELLRDPEGGQQLLQRLERENVRLEAALEWRRRELVFWQWMDTVLGACPPEASQPTFLPEIPAQGAAELELVVRELQALQEELQAAVEPRRAAWEARVGGHGPEWSASRRALQEAVRQDLVALQWAWERGGGLTQPHEPHRLVSRTPTSC
- the TEDC1 gene encoding tubulin epsilon and delta complex protein 1 isoform X4, giving the protein MGRRRRRRVDPADAARALPEAIAVLTRTLPTGPSPETFRRAKFDRPEAAPALWRLLFCVLSPMPADGASPSLALEAQARSVKAALRFQGYPRRALAQLPDDGSQGGRELLLALAWLLARGPTLEQLLAQSRVRLGDEMPVCECESLASPGPAVPSVEADGCVDTRHLQWLMGKLRFRWRKLMASQQEQCALLGKIHSYTRGCHSDRSLGHLSVTETELLRDPEGGQQGSRRVLAVCPGLSPIEGVVWKAGPLCQLLSSERSHGGGWPGPSRWDRRRAGAERLNCPPRGGPRGPWLCGGQGPSRLPGFPRLRPGRWCGSTPLCTGTWAHWILRAARAHAR